The proteins below come from a single Iocasia fonsfrigidae genomic window:
- the xerA gene encoding site-specific tyrosine recombinase/integron integrase, with amino-acid sequence MFIKLFCGGDGNFLIVKFNYSSLIVEKLKKINDSRYIKSKNYWQIPGDRKVLKKLFFLFKNEEVKLDESLLRFKNCNMIINKKYNDLLKEYTKVIKLSGYSTHTYKNYLCHLKRFILYSEGKLISIRQRDIESYLLYLLEIRNCSHSYVNQAISAIKLFYKKVLNENQIDINLTRPKKKKRLPKVLSLNEIKKVIQITHNLKHKTILVFIYSSGLRVSEVVKIKMNHIDIERKMLRVPQSKGKKDRYTILSDTALLYLRAYRSKYKIYEWLFPGRGEKHLSVRSVQKIFKKAVSKANIKKDVSVHSLRHSFATHLLENGTDIRYIQEFLGHKSTKTTEIYTHVSKAQYKKIKSPLDQLLKNQ; translated from the coding sequence ATGTTTATAAAATTATTTTGCGGTGGTGATGGTAATTTTTTAATTGTTAAATTTAATTACTCATCTTTAATTGTAGAGAAGTTGAAAAAAATAAACGACAGTAGATATATAAAAAGCAAAAATTACTGGCAAATACCTGGTGATAGAAAAGTACTAAAAAAATTGTTTTTCTTATTTAAAAATGAAGAAGTTAAATTAGATGAATCATTACTAAGGTTTAAAAATTGTAATATGATCATTAATAAAAAATACAATGATTTATTAAAGGAATATACAAAAGTTATAAAATTATCAGGTTATAGTACACATACTTATAAGAATTATCTATGTCATTTAAAAAGATTTATTCTATATAGCGAAGGTAAGCTTATTTCTATTAGGCAGAGGGATATCGAAAGTTATTTGTTATATTTACTTGAAATTAGGAATTGTTCCCATTCTTATGTTAATCAAGCTATTAGTGCTATAAAGCTGTTTTATAAAAAGGTATTAAACGAAAATCAAATAGATATTAATTTGACCAGACCTAAAAAAAAGAAAAGACTCCCTAAGGTACTCAGTCTAAATGAAATAAAAAAGGTTATTCAAATAACTCATAATTTAAAACATAAAACAATATTGGTATTTATTTATTCTTCAGGTTTAAGGGTAAGTGAAGTAGTTAAAATTAAGATGAATCATATTGATATTGAAAGGAAAATGTTAAGAGTCCCTCAAAGTAAAGGTAAAAAAGATAGATATACAATTTTATCTGATACGGCTCTTTTGTATCTTCGAGCATATAGATCAAAATATAAAATTTATGAATGGTTATTTCCAGGACGGGGAGAAAAACATTTAAGCGTAAGGTCTGTTCAAAAAATCTTTAAAAAAGCAGTTAGTAAAGCAAATATAAAAAAAGATGTATCTGTTCATTCATTACGCCACTCATTTGCAACACATCTTTTAGAAAACGGTACTGATATCAGGTATATCCAAGAGTTTTTAGGTCATAAAAGTACTAAAACTACAGAAATATATACCCATGTAAGTAAAGCACAATATAAAAAGATTAAAAGCCCATTAGACCAACTACTAAAAAATCAGTGA
- a CDS encoding DUF998 domain-containing protein — translation MNLWNSKLSWAILIIAILGDFIVAYVLSFYYPKYSHTKQVMSVLGNPQSPVSIIYNIWLVILGLLFIYSAINFYIVFSSVSKSYAMIGFILLLIFAIGAGILSGIFSVNVSKELETLASKVHGIGSGLGFIALTFIPLIVCFLLYKSNDNTTAIISLIFFLISLVLFVLFVVSEKESYQNTIVGLSGLWQRLLLASMYMPLLIIAIKYIMKDSVK, via the coding sequence ATGAATTTATGGAATTCTAAGTTAAGTTGGGCTATTTTAATAATAGCAATTTTAGGAGATTTTATAGTTGCTTATGTATTGTCGTTCTATTATCCTAAATATAGCCATACTAAACAAGTTATGAGTGTTTTGGGTAATCCTCAAAGTCCTGTTTCAATAATTTATAATATTTGGTTAGTAATTTTAGGATTATTATTTATTTATTCTGCTATAAATTTTTATATTGTTTTTTCTTCAGTGTCTAAAAGTTATGCAATGATAGGATTTATTTTACTATTGATTTTTGCAATAGGTGCTGGTATTTTATCTGGTATATTTAGTGTAAATGTAAGTAAAGAATTAGAAACTCTTGCTTCTAAAGTTCATGGAATTGGGTCAGGATTAGGATTTATAGCTTTGACATTTATTCCGTTAATAGTATGTTTTCTTTTGTATAAGAGTAATGATAATACAACTGCAATAATATCACTTATTTTTTTCTTAATTAGTCTTGTTTTATTTGTTTTATTTGTAGTTTCAGAAAAAGAATCGTATCAAAATACTATAGTGGGTTTAAGTGGACTTTGGCAACGATTATTACTGGCAAGTATGTATATGCCATTATTAATCATTGCTATTAAGTATATTATGAAAGATAGTGTTAAATAA
- a CDS encoding DUF4062 domain-containing protein, whose protein sequence is MQKRYQIFLSSTFSDLVQERKAVIESLLNAKYIPAGMEMFSASNNEQFKYIKKIIDNCDYYVLIIAARYGSINPSTGISYTEQEYEYALSKNIPVLAFLHNDPYNLPSDKRDDDKREKLEAFRNKVSKNRMCKMWSTAKDLVSSVLISLTEETSENPQLGWIRGSSYDTTELLEQINNLRIENDNLSQELKELQKQIKANKPKVENLACRDDVFEIKGSKYKPPRDSFSKGRYLSHTVELTWDEIFKAIGPFLVSAKNYLSFSSDLKNSINSAYNTAFSSIKDDCIQTIKVQLSALGLINVRAAKSTNGGLNEFISLTEKGSAYLLKLKSIKKKKTKNE, encoded by the coding sequence ATGCAAAAGAGATATCAAATATTTCTTAGTTCGACATTTTCAGATCTAGTTCAAGAAAGAAAGGCAGTAATTGAATCATTATTAAATGCTAAGTACATACCTGCTGGCATGGAAATGTTCTCAGCTTCTAATAACGAACAGTTTAAATATATAAAAAAAATTATAGATAACTGTGATTATTATGTTCTAATTATAGCAGCAAGATATGGGTCAATTAATCCGAGTACTGGTATTAGTTATACAGAACAAGAATATGAATATGCCTTATCAAAGAATATTCCTGTATTAGCTTTTTTGCATAATGATCCTTATAACTTGCCAAGTGATAAAAGGGATGATGATAAACGAGAAAAACTAGAAGCTTTTAGGAATAAAGTTTCAAAAAATAGAATGTGTAAAATGTGGAGTACTGCAAAAGATCTGGTTTCATCAGTCTTAATTAGTCTTACAGAAGAGACTTCCGAAAATCCACAGTTAGGTTGGATTAGAGGGAGTTCATATGATACAACGGAATTATTAGAACAAATTAATAATCTGAGAATTGAAAATGATAATTTATCACAAGAATTAAAAGAATTACAAAAACAAATAAAGGCAAACAAACCGAAAGTTGAAAATTTAGCTTGTAGAGATGATGTTTTTGAAATTAAAGGTTCAAAATATAAACCTCCAAGGGATAGTTTTAGTAAAGGACGATATTTATCACACACTGTTGAATTAACTTGGGATGAAATTTTCAAGGCGATAGGACCTTTCTTGGTATCTGCAAAGAACTATTTATCATTTTCTAGTGATTTGAAAAATAGCATTAATTCTGCTTATAATACAGCTTTTTCAAGTATAAAGGATGATTGTATTCAAACAATAAAAGTTCAACTTTCTGCATTGGGATTAATAAATGTGAGAGCAGCAAAGTCTACTAATGGGGGATTAAATGAGTTCATTAGTTTAACAGAAAAAGGAAGTGCATATTTACTTAAATTAAAATCTATAAAGAAGAAAAAAACAAAGAATGAGTAG
- a CDS encoding DUF998 domain-containing protein, whose protein sequence is MNLWNSKLSWAILIIAILGDFIVAYVLSFYYPKYSHTKQVMSVLGSPQSPVSIIYNIWLVILGLLFIYSAINFYIVFSSVSKSYAMIGFILLLIFAIGAGILSGIFSVNASKELETLASKVHGIGAGLGFIALTFIPLIVCFLLYKSNDNTTAIISLIFFLISLVLFVLFVVSEKESYQNTIVGLSGLWQRLLLASMYMPLLIIAIKYIMKDSVK, encoded by the coding sequence ATGAATTTATGGAATTCTAAGTTAAGTTGGGCTATTTTAATAATAGCAATTTTAGGAGATTTTATAGTTGCTTATGTATTGTCGTTCTATTATCCTAAATATAGCCATACTAAACAAGTTATGAGTGTTTTGGGTAGTCCTCAAAGTCCTGTTTCAATAATTTATAATATTTGGTTAGTAATTTTAGGATTATTATTTATTTATTCTGCTATAAATTTTTATATTGTTTTTTCTTCAGTGTCTAAAAGTTATGCAATGATAGGATTTATTTTACTATTGATTTTTGCAATAGGTGCTGGTATTTTATCTGGTATATTTAGTGTAAATGCAAGTAAAGAATTAGAAACTCTTGCTTCTAAAGTTCATGGAATTGGGGCAGGATTAGGATTTATAGCTTTGACATTTATTCCGTTAATAGTATGTTTTCTTTTGTATAAGAGTAATGATAATACAACTGCAATAATATCACTTATTTTTTTCTTAATTAGTCTTGTTTTATTTGTTTTATTTGTAGTTTCAGAAAAAGAATCGTATCAAAATACTATAGTGGGTTTAAGTGGACTTTGGCAACGATTATTACTGGCAAGTATGTATATGCCATTATTAATCATTGCTATTAAGTATATTATGAAAGATAGTGTTAAATAA
- the vapC gene encoding type II toxin-antitoxin system tRNA(fMet)-specific endonuclease VapC: MKYMLDTNICIYIIKEKPKKVINKFHTLDVGDICISSITLAELEYGVEKSQYTERNRLALAGFLSSIEILFFSDKAAENYGRIRANLERQGNIIGAYDLMIGAHALSENLILVTNNTKEFQRINNLSLENWA, translated from the coding sequence ATGAAGTATATGCTTGATACGAATATATGTATTTATATCATAAAAGAAAAACCTAAGAAAGTTATAAATAAATTTCATACCTTAGATGTTGGCGATATATGTATTTCTTCTATAACTTTAGCTGAACTGGAATATGGTGTTGAAAAAAGTCAATATACAGAAAGAAATAGACTTGCACTTGCTGGATTTCTTTCTTCTATAGAAATTCTATTTTTCTCTGATAAAGCTGCTGAAAATTATGGAAGAATCAGGGCCAACTTAGAAAGACAAGGTAATATAATAGGTGCGTATGATTTAATGATTGGAGCACATGCTCTATCCGAAAACCTCATTCTTGTTACAAATAACACTAAAGAATTTCAGAGAATTAATAACTTGTCCCTCGAAAACTGGGCTTAA
- the vapB gene encoding type II toxin-antitoxin system antitoxin VapB, which translates to MDIAKLFKNGRSQAVRLPKEYRFDGSDVYVKKFEDIVLLIPKDSKWNSLETSLNYFSDDFLNERNQPKIQDRDDL; encoded by the coding sequence ATGGATATTGCTAAATTATTCAAAAACGGTAGAAGTCAAGCTGTTCGTCTTCCAAAAGAATATAGATTTGATGGTTCTGATGTTTATGTAAAAAAGTTTGAAGACATTGTTCTCCTAATTCCTAAAGATAGCAAATGGAATTCTCTAGAAACTAGTTTAAATTACTTTTCTGACGACTTTTTAAATGAACGTAATCAACCAAAAATTCAAGATAGAGATGATCTCTAA
- a CDS encoding IS110 family RNA-guided transposase, translated as MSYKFNPYLSVGIDVGADFSMMSIALPNQQLLGKPFKIIHNRLDSLSSAVSRIKKAEELNSLKARIFLESTGIYHFPLFCYLKEAGFDVFVINPLISNSSRNLNIRKVHNDKFDSKKAALLGLNPNLKVSLIPTDLVLNLRNLTREYFNLVDSRSAYVNKLLGQLRQAFPQFLGIFSKVTGKTSLMILQEYTTPQNILSANKEKLIASIAKISRKGISTATKKYEKLTKAAREASVFGHAVDSNFYLIQHYIGFIQKYDAEINHLLEQMHQFVDTHEDEPFVKQIHLIESFKVAGFLSAVTLMCEIGDFSAFQKPKQLYAYFGLDPEVKQSGNFNGTNVKISKRGSRLARRTIFTMALQSISRDRKGRDTNPVLRSYYLKKCQSKPKMVALGAVMHKVCNIIFAILRDNKPFEIRTPEEHCLKYTKFKLQAA; from the coding sequence ATGTCTTATAAATTTAATCCTTATTTATCTGTTGGTATTGATGTTGGTGCTGACTTCAGCATGATGTCTATAGCTTTGCCTAACCAACAGTTATTAGGAAAACCGTTTAAAATTATTCACAATAGATTAGATTCTCTTTCTTCTGCTGTTTCAAGAATAAAAAAAGCAGAAGAGTTGAATTCATTGAAAGCACGCATCTTTCTTGAATCCACTGGGATCTATCACTTCCCACTCTTCTGCTACCTCAAAGAAGCTGGATTTGATGTTTTTGTCATCAACCCGCTCATCTCTAATTCTAGCAGAAATTTGAACATTAGGAAAGTGCATAATGATAAGTTTGATTCAAAAAAGGCGGCTCTTTTAGGATTAAATCCTAATCTCAAGGTTTCATTGATTCCAACAGACCTGGTTCTTAATCTAAGAAACCTTACCCGTGAATACTTTAATCTTGTGGATAGTCGTTCCGCTTATGTCAATAAACTTCTAGGACAACTAAGACAAGCTTTTCCACAGTTTCTTGGAATCTTCTCAAAAGTTACTGGAAAAACTTCTCTGATGATCTTGCAGGAATATACTACACCACAAAACATCTTGTCTGCCAACAAAGAAAAGCTAATTGCTTCTATTGCAAAGATTTCTAGAAAAGGTATTAGTACTGCTACTAAGAAGTATGAAAAATTAACTAAGGCTGCTAGAGAAGCCTCTGTATTCGGTCATGCTGTAGACAGTAACTTTTATCTTATTCAACACTATATTGGCTTCATACAAAAGTATGATGCTGAAATCAACCATTTGCTGGAACAGATGCACCAGTTTGTAGACACCCATGAAGATGAACCCTTTGTAAAACAAATTCATCTTATAGAATCATTTAAAGTTGCTGGCTTCCTGAGTGCAGTCACTCTTATGTGTGAGATTGGTGACTTCTCAGCCTTCCAGAAACCTAAGCAGTTGTATGCCTACTTTGGTCTAGATCCAGAAGTAAAGCAATCTGGTAACTTTAATGGTACGAATGTCAAGATCTCTAAAAGAGGATCTAGGCTAGCACGTAGAACTATATTCACAATGGCATTACAATCAATATCTAGAGACCGTAAAGGCAGAGATACTAATCCTGTTTTAAGAAGTTATTATCTCAAGAAATGTCAATCTAAACCCAAAATGGTTGCTCTGGGAGCTGTTATGCATAAAGTTTGCAACATCATATTTGCAATATTGAGAGATAACAAACCTTTTGAGATTAGAACTCCAGAAGAGCATTGTCTGAAATATACCAAGTTTAAACTACAAGCTGCATAA
- a CDS encoding GNAT family N-acetyltransferase, protein MEITFKELSMNEIDLVKPLWQKLNEHHIQCSEFREEFKQNNFEKRINKIKDNKLKIMAGYNDENKIICYSITSISPDNVGEVDSIYVEENYRGNGIGKKLMELSLKWLDENGIDDIFIFVAVGNENALDFYNEFGFKPRAYKLKRLS, encoded by the coding sequence GTGGAAATAACATTTAAAGAATTATCTATGAATGAAATTGATTTAGTAAAACCATTATGGCAAAAATTAAATGAGCATCATATACAATGTTCAGAATTCAGAGAAGAGTTTAAACAAAATAATTTTGAAAAGCGCATTAATAAGATAAAAGATAATAAATTAAAAATCATGGCAGGATATAATGATGAAAATAAAATAATTTGTTATTCAATAACTTCTATAAGTCCTGACAATGTGGGTGAAGTTGATTCAATTTATGTAGAAGAAAACTATAGAGGTAATGGAATAGGGAAAAAATTGATGGAATTATCTTTAAAGTGGTTAGATGAAAATGGAATAGATGACATTTTTATATTTGTTGCAGTTGGCAATGAAAATGCCTTGGACTTCTATAATGAATTTGGTTTTAAACCAAGAGCATATAAATTAAAAAGACTTTCTTAA
- the ltrA gene encoding group II intron reverse transcriptase/maturase: MSTKLAKIAIKAKQNPKTVFTSLYHLLNEELLLLCHQELEAGKATGVDEVTKAEYEENLKENISALVEKLKTHSYRPQPVRRIYIPKGKGKGKVRPLGIPAYEDKLVQLGLKKILEPIYEAIFLDISYGFRPGLSCHDALKKLNIVIEKQKISYVVDADIKGFFDNVNHEWLMKFIGVNIADPNIKRLIVRFLKAGIIEDGELTATEQGTPQGAIISPLLANIYLHYVLDLWFMGIIGKHYRINGEAEIVRYADDYVCCFQYKRAAEIFFHVLKKRLAKFGLALAEDKSKIVEFTRWIKLRRNMLTTNEIVDKVKSKLRGHYQYYGITDNSKSIDNFRQAIIRILFKWLNRRSQRKSFIWEKFKKYIIDKHIPKARICVNIYG, translated from the coding sequence ATGTCAACAAAATTAGCAAAGATAGCAATAAAAGCAAAACAAAATCCAAAGACAGTATTCACTTCACTGTATCACTTACTGAATGAGGAATTACTGCTGTTATGTCATCAAGAATTGGAAGCTGGTAAGGCAACAGGTGTAGATGAAGTAACTAAAGCAGAATATGAGGAGAACTTAAAAGAGAATATAAGTGCTCTTGTGGAAAAATTAAAAACACACTCATATAGACCCCAGCCAGTAAGAAGGATATATATACCCAAAGGTAAAGGAAAAGGAAAAGTAAGACCTCTAGGGATACCAGCATATGAAGACAAGCTAGTGCAGCTGGGATTAAAGAAGATACTGGAGCCGATATATGAAGCCATATTTCTGGACATATCATATGGATTTCGACCAGGACTAAGTTGTCATGACGCCTTAAAGAAGCTAAACATAGTAATAGAAAAGCAGAAAATCAGCTATGTGGTAGATGCAGATATAAAGGGATTCTTTGACAATGTAAATCATGAATGGTTAATGAAATTTATAGGAGTAAATATAGCAGATCCGAATATAAAAAGGCTGATAGTAAGGTTTCTCAAAGCTGGAATAATAGAAGATGGGGAACTCACAGCAACTGAGCAGGGAACACCTCAGGGAGCAATAATATCTCCATTACTGGCAAATATATATCTTCATTATGTACTAGACCTATGGTTTATGGGGATAATTGGCAAACATTATCGTATCAACGGTGAAGCTGAGATAGTGCGATACGCTGACGATTATGTATGCTGCTTTCAATACAAAAGAGCAGCAGAGATATTCTTTCATGTACTAAAGAAAAGACTAGCAAAATTCGGTTTAGCACTGGCAGAAGATAAATCCAAGATAGTAGAATTCACAAGATGGATAAAGCTAAGGAGGAATATGTTGACGACCAACGAAATAGTAGATAAGGTTAAATCCAAGTTGAGGGGACATTATCAATATTATGGAATAACAGATAATAGTAAGTCTATAGATAATTTTAGACAGGCAATTATCAGAATACTATTTAAATGGTTGAATAGAAGAAGTCAGAGGAAAAGCTTTATATGGGAGAAATTTAAGAAATATATAATTGATAAACACATACCAAAAGCAAGAATATGTGTAAATATATATGGATAG
- a CDS encoding toll/interleukin-1 receptor domain-containing protein, whose protein sequence is MQLDPMGFLSYTHFDDDHNKGKLTKFAEQLSGEVRAQTGEEFIIFQDRKSLNWGDNWKKQIEDSLNEVTFLFPIITPSYFKSSPCREELELFINREKRLRKRNLIFPIYFIETEELENKGRTNDELVKVISSRQYEDWRAYRFDNFNTKEVNKQFEKLARSIKIKLKDISTADDKKLISKSFEKKSNNNMKSRKMSRNNISPYDYITLLPDDLHIQETLYANIKSNENDDLFIKGRYKKNNNNGLYVALLTYDIEKKKWKKVFDKDIEPFTAINSYTNKMLDNNNDVLIITTKAGSGGFLSYTVIGYKENEFKILLQRNNIFQGQLRILNNQLIEKKGKQAILFEWNGTYILGTQLITEPHIPYSLDDKRIAYSIDKEENVLIQDTNVTLYRGQKLYLIRENTGVTERILYRAGGALTYEEEYFLACKIGNTQISIIPSGYNWDKSINIEVEVIDR, encoded by the coding sequence ATGCAATTAGACCCTATGGGATTTTTAAGCTATACACATTTTGATGATGACCATAATAAAGGAAAGTTAACAAAGTTCGCTGAGCAACTAAGTGGAGAAGTAAGAGCACAGACTGGAGAGGAATTTATAATATTTCAGGACAGAAAAAGTCTTAATTGGGGCGATAATTGGAAAAAACAAATTGAAGATTCATTAAATGAAGTTACATTTTTATTTCCTATAATAACTCCAAGTTATTTTAAAAGTAGTCCTTGTAGAGAGGAGTTAGAATTATTTATAAATAGAGAAAAAAGACTAAGAAAAAGAAATTTAATTTTTCCTATATATTTTATTGAAACAGAAGAACTCGAAAATAAAGGAAGAACAAATGATGAGTTAGTTAAAGTAATATCTTCAAGGCAATATGAAGACTGGAGAGCTTATAGATTTGATAATTTCAATACAAAAGAAGTAAATAAACAATTTGAAAAACTTGCAAGAAGCATTAAGATTAAATTAAAAGACATTAGTACAGCTGATGATAAAAAACTAATTTCTAAGTCATTTGAAAAGAAATCTAATAATAATATGAAAAGCAGAAAAATGTCGAGAAATAATATTTCACCATATGATTATATTACTTTGCTTCCAGATGATTTACATATTCAGGAAACTTTGTATGCAAATATTAAAAGTAATGAAAATGATGATCTTTTTATTAAAGGAAGATATAAAAAAAATAATAATAATGGATTATATGTAGCTTTATTAACCTATGATATAGAGAAGAAGAAATGGAAAAAAGTTTTTGATAAAGATATAGAGCCTTTTACAGCAATTAATAGTTATACCAATAAAATGCTTGATAATAATAACGATGTTCTAATAATTACTACTAAGGCAGGTAGTGGTGGATTTCTAAGTTATACTGTTATTGGGTATAAAGAGAATGAGTTCAAAATATTATTGCAAAGGAATAATATTTTTCAAGGACAGTTGAGAATATTAAATAATCAACTTATTGAAAAGAAAGGTAAACAAGCTATTCTTTTTGAATGGAATGGGACGTATATATTGGGAACACAATTAATAACCGAACCTCATATTCCATATTCACTTGATGATAAAAGAATAGCATACTCAATAGACAAAGAAGAAAATGTACTTATTCAGGATACTAATGTTACTTTATATAGAGGACAAAAATTATACCTAATTCGTGAAAATACGGGTGTAACTGAAAGAATTTTATATAGAGCTGGAGGAGCTTTAACATATGAAGAAGAGTATTTTCTGGCATGTAAAATTGGAAATACTCAAATTTCAATTATTCCTTCAGGGTATAATTGGGACAAGTCTATAAATATAGAAGTAGAAGTTATTGATAGGTAA
- a CDS encoding Fic family protein, producing the protein MMSFKDKKLVNENIPMNIVRLIGKINEYKGKQDLYINQAPQALERLKDVAIIQSTKASNSIEGIVVTDKRLRAIMKDDTRLQDRSEGEIAGYRDVLNTIHTSFDAIPINSNIILQLHRDLYRYISAEGGKWKNQDNIIGEILPTGEKFVRFRPVSASDTPNYMMGLCDYLNNEMKEEKIEPLILIGTFILDFLCIHPFNDGNGRISRLLTLLLLYKYNYIVGRYISLEKIIEESKASYYETLNQSSIGWHKGNHNLFIWLDYFLGTLLAAYKEFEQRVGLIKSRSGNKSDRVEQAIKSVLGTFTKEDIRNACPDVSESTINRVFSKLKEEGIIEVLGKGRNAKWKRLK; encoded by the coding sequence ATGATGTCGTTTAAAGATAAAAAACTTGTTAATGAGAATATACCAATGAATATTGTTAGGTTAATAGGTAAAATAAATGAATATAAAGGAAAACAAGATTTATATATAAATCAAGCACCACAAGCATTAGAAAGATTAAAAGATGTAGCAATTATACAAAGTACGAAAGCATCAAACAGTATTGAGGGAATAGTTGTTACAGATAAGCGTCTAAGAGCTATTATGAAAGATGATACTAGGCTTCAAGACCGTTCTGAAGGAGAAATTGCTGGTTATAGAGATGTATTAAATACAATACATACTTCTTTTGATGCTATTCCAATTAATTCAAATATTATATTACAATTACATAGAGACCTTTATAGGTATATTTCAGCTGAAGGTGGCAAATGGAAAAATCAAGATAATATAATTGGCGAGATTTTACCCACTGGGGAAAAATTTGTAAGATTCAGACCAGTATCTGCTTCTGATACACCTAATTATATGATGGGATTATGTGACTACTTAAATAATGAAATGAAGGAAGAAAAAATAGAACCATTGATTTTGATAGGAACATTTATTTTAGACTTTTTATGTATTCATCCATTTAATGATGGGAATGGTAGAATTTCAAGACTACTGACATTATTATTACTATATAAGTACAATTATATAGTTGGAAGATATATTAGTTTAGAGAAAATAATAGAGGAAAGTAAAGCTAGTTATTATGAAACGCTTAATCAATCATCAATAGGCTGGCATAAAGGCAATCATAACCTGTTTATATGGTTAGACTACTTTTTAGGAACTTTATTAGCAGCTTATAAAGAATTTGAACAAAGAGTAGGATTAATAAAGAGTAGAAGTGGAAACAAGAGCGATAGGGTAGAACAAGCAATAAAGAGTGTATTAGGAACCTTTACAAAAGAAGATATAAGAAATGCATGTCCTGATGTTTCAGAATCTACAATTAATAGGGTTTTTAGCAAATTAAAAGAAGAGGGAATAATTGAAGTTCTGGGAAAAGGAAGAAATGCAAAATGGAAAAGATTAAAGTGA